AAACTTAGCTCTGATTTCTCTGAAGAACAGAAATATTAGGATGGACTGGGAATAAATGTAGAGGAGATCCGTCGATTAACTGGAAGTTTTCCTTACAGTCTAGTTTGAAGGTGAAAGGTCAACTGTGCTTTCGCAATTCGAGCCCCCGGGTTAGTAGTCAGAGCCGTCTTTTAAGTCACTTATACAAAAAGGCTTTTTTATAAACTAGCTTTTATGCAGATTTCCAGGGTTCTTAGTAGGCATGCTTTCTATGCCTCTAATTTTAGTTTCCCTTTTAATCAAAATGCAGATTTATATGTATTGTGTATTGTTACATTCTTTTTTATCTAATCCTGCTTGCACATATGTTCTGTTTTTGACAGGCCATTTCTATTTTATCTTATCTACGTTTTCTGAAGTACTTTGTAAGCACTTTTTAAGTGCTATAtcattttataataataataaaccgtACAGACATGTAAGGTCCGACTTCAATGTAAACTATATTTGtatgtatgcccccccccccttggtaacATTGCCAAAATCCAATCTACCCTACTGATCGCTGACTCCGAGACACTTAATCATAGATTTGTTTTATTCAGATTAGATTACGgcaatcttcttcttttggcttgttccctgtttcccaggggtcgccacagcagagtcgacagtttccatcggtaccctgtgagggcacaacaccgatggcggtcttgtcaatccgcataacgatctggcaaaattttacgtcggatgcccttcctgacacaaccactaatcctatggacggggacacaggtaaagcgctggatgccatcccagtattcatggacttgcgtccatgcctgtcgccatattaGATTACTGCAATATCcttaataaatacatttaaaaaaaactccaCATGGTATAGAACGCTACTGCTAAAAATTTTCTAAAACTAGAAAAGCTTTACATATTACAGCCATACAGTTTTCCCATATGTATCTGTACTGGAAAAAGGATCTCACCTATGATGCTCGTCCTAAAGTTTACCCCCCTcgccccctcttttttttccccctcaaaatgtTTTTCCGCAGAGCCTTTCCTCATCTGACTCGATGGTCTAGGATAGCCGCTGATGTCTATTGTCATTTACTGCATCTACCTAGTTTTCACTGTGtgaatgtaaaaccttctaagtCTGTAACTGTGAATTAAAGCAATAAAACTAATCTTGATTTAACTTGACTTTGTGTTTCTTGCATCATGCAGGAGGATGGAGACTCACCACATATCTAATGCTGTAGTTTGTGTCTTGGTCCCCAGGAGGAGCTCTGGCGCTCTGTacctggacagagagagagagagagagagcgagacagacagaaccATCTGTTAACAAGACAGGCAGAAAGTGAGACAGTAAGAGAAAGGTAGACAGTTATATTGAGAAACACCCGGCTTAATCAGCCATAAAAATCAGTCAGTACAGGAGAGAATGTCAGTCActgaaaacaaagagtgacactcGATGAGACAGGGAAAAGGACAGTGTAGTCATGTCCTGTTCCAATCAATGCCGATTGGAGCCGGAGCCGATAAAAACCCATGTCTATTGCAGAGTCATTTAACTTGGGACTGAATGCCGATTATAacctttcccactggccaaaaaaggcGGATTTTagagggttttttggccagtgcaAAAGGGGTATCAGACGCAGCCATCCAGATGGTGAGTGAGAGGAACAGCCACCAAGTTTAAATGGAGTTGATGTGGGATTAGTTAGAGGGATTAACGGGATAAGTTTCCACTGAGGCAGCACAAGGACGAACGAAACACAAGAGTAGCTGCAGGAGCATGctgcacacccaaacacacactgacGACAGTATTACCGGCTGGGCCGTTCGTTAAAACTACAGCTGCATAACGTAAATATGAGCCAAAAGTCAAAGGAAAGATACATGCACGcatatgcatgtacacacacatgcacacaacactcACCATAGGGTAACTACTCTGGGCGTCATAGGCTGAAGGGGGATGCCATACATACGGGCCAAGCCAAAATCAGCTGCAGAGAGAGATCAGGTGAAGCCAACCTCTGATGAGGGCATTCAGATACACACATACCAGTAACTGCATGCACTTTCCTCCAACAAACACAAAAAACTTAACTGGATTTAGTGAAATCCATGAATTAAGTGGAATTCATATCTTATATTTTGTGGTCAATTTCAGAGgaccttaataataataataacaataataaaaagcTTAATTTATGTGGTAATTTTAAAGCACTTTACAAGACACACATGAATGAAATGTATTGAATTTGGCTCCAGCAGCAAAAGCAATCTGTCTACATGAAATAACTGCCCTACAGCAATCCAAAAAACAGTGCAcaaattacaataacatgttgcagttatcaggaaatgcAATTAACACATTCCACCAAATGCAGACAAAAATTGGTTGTGACTGGTTAACAGCACAAATATTTCTTGTCAATCTCCTAGAAAAATAGTGTTAACTAGTTAAATTGGCAAAGACGGTTGGTCATATGCCCTGGTCATAAAGCAGTGCCTTCAATGCAGCTTTAATGTGATTATGATTCAAGTAGCAATGGTGGTTAAGGTAATAATGATGACTCACCTATTTTAACACAGCCCTTGTCTGTCATCAGCAGATTAGACACCTTCAGATCCCTATTAATACAATATATAGGATAATGACCGACTACGGCTCAGCTTCAACATGTATCTGCGGAATAACGCCCCCTGTTGAAACAGTGTCACCACCGCTGCTATTGTTTGATTCACTGGACTGAGGACAAATTTTACTTTCAAATTGACAGTTTCCACTTTTTATCCAAGGACTTAAAAGTATGTCATGGTTAAACTTGGGTCTTAAGTATATTATGAGTATGGAAAAGATTTCTTTTTGGGAACCAACCTGTGTAGAATAAAGTTATGGTGAAGATACTCCAGGCCTCTCAGCAATTGCCGGACTATACATTTTACCTGGAAAGCAAGACCAAAGTAAAGAATTACAATAAAGCAGATAAAGCAAACACATTGATTGTAATGTTAGGTAGAGATTTTAAAACAGTCCAGTTTTAGCAGACAAATCTAGCCAAGACTAAATCCAGTTTTATGCACCAGGTAaaaaacagacacagaaagagtTAGAAAATCTTCCATCCTAAATCTACTCAAAATATAACAAAATCGGCAAACGAGcttagagctttttttttttatttcaaagaaAATCATTTTAAATTCACATCAGGTGTAAACACAAGACCAGAACTAGCAAAGTGTAGTCGAGAACTCAGCTGAACTCAACTATCAAAGATCTTGCAACTAATACTGTGTCAAGATAATATGTATCTTGAAATGCAAAAACAAGACAGCAAGGTATTGCAATTTTTGAATAAGAAATTAATCTTAAAATATTCTTAACTGCAACACATTGGGACTTAACTCAATCCTACCTGAGCCTCAGAAAAAGGCGTCTGCATGTTTTCCAGTAAACTGGCCAGGTCTTGTTCACAGTAGCTCATTACAAGGAATAGACTGGAAAGGAATGACACAAGCAAGTCAGGAGCCAAACATCCCTTATTGATACGTGTAGCATTTATATTTCTCATTCATATGTGACTGTGCAATAGGCTTGGCTTTGGTGACATGTACACAGAAAGTCACCGTTATTACAATAGTCCCAAAGAAATACCAAAAGAAGACAGCTCACATATTACTTGCATAGACCATGATAAaaacattatatatatgtgtgtgtgtgtgtgtgtatatatatatatatatgtgtgtgtgtgtgtgtgtatatatatatatatatatatatatacagtgcatccggaaagtattcacaccccttcacctccCCAtaatttgttatgttacagccttattccaaaatggattaaattccttttttttcccatcatcaatctacatacaataccccataatgacaaagagaaaaaggttttgtagaaatttttgcaaatttattaaaaataaaaaactgaaatattgcatgtacataagtattcacaccctttgctatgacactcaaaattgagctcaggttcatcctgtttccactggtcatccttgagatgtttctacatcgtgattggagtccacctgtagtaaattcaatcgattggacatgatttggaaaggcacacacctgtctatataaggtcccactgttaacagtgcatgtcagagcagaaaccaagccatgaagtcaaaggaattgtctgtggacctccgagacaggattgtatcgaggcacagatctgggaagggtacaaaaaaatttctacaactttgaaggtcccgaagagcacagtggtctccatcattcgtaaatgaaaGAAgtctggatccaccaggactcttcctagagctggccgcccagccaaactgagcaatcgggggagaagggccttggtcagggagatgaccaagaaccggatggtcactctgacagaaccttccagaaggacaaccatctctgcagcactccactaatcaggcctttatggtagagtggccagacggaagcctctgctcagtaaaaagcacatgacatcctgcttggagtttgccagaaagcacctaaaggactctcagaccatgagaaacaagattctctggtctgatgaaaccaagattgaactctttggcctgaatgccaaacgtcacgtctggaggaaaccaggcacctctcatcaccttgctaataccatccctacagtgaagcatggtggtggcagcatcatgctgtggggatgtttttcagcggcaggaactgggagactagtcaggatcgagggaaagatgaatggagcaaagtacagagagatccttgatgaaaacctgttccAGAGAGCTCAGGacttcagactggggcgaaggtttacctttcaacatgacaacgaccctaagcacacagccaagacaatgaaggagtggcttgaaccccattgaacatctctggaaagacctgaaaatagctctgCAGCGACgcttcccatctaaccttacagaggtcgagaggatctgcagagaagaatgggagaaataccccaaatataggtgtgccaagcttgtagcttcatatccaagaagacttgaggctgtaatcgctgccaagggtgcctcaaccaagtactgagtaaagggtgtgaatacttatgtacatgcaatatttcagttttttatttttaataaattttcaaaaatttctacaaaaacctttttctctttatcattatggggtattgtgtgtagattgatgaggggaaaaaaaaggaatttaatccattttggaataaggctgtaacataacaaaatgtggggaaagtgaaagggtgtgaatactttccggatgcactgtgtgtgtgtgtatatatatatatatatatatatatatatatatatatatatatatatatatatatatacactcaccggccactttattaggcacacctgtccaactgctcgttaacgcaaatttctaatcagccaatcacatggcagcaactcaatgcatttaggcatgtagacatggtcaagacgatctgctgcagttcaaaccgagcatcagaatggggaagaaaggtgatttaagtgactttgaacgtggcatggttgttggtgccagacgggctggtctgagtatttcagaaactgctgatctactgggattttcacgcacaaccatctctagggtttacagagaatggtccgaaaaagagaaaatatccagtgagcggcagttctgtgggcgaaaatgccttgttgatgccagaggtcagaggagaatggccagactggttcgagctgatggaaaggcaacagtaactcaaataaccactcattacaaccgaggtatgcagaagagcatctctgaacgcacaacacgtcgaaccttgaggcagatgggctacagcagcagaagaccacaccgggtgccactcctgtcagctaagaacaggaaactgaggctacaattcgcacaggctcaccaaaattggacaatagaagattggaaaaacgttgcctggtctgatgagtctcgatttctgctgcgacattcggatggtagggtcagaatttggcgtcaacaacatgaaatcatggatccatcctgccttgtatcaacggttcaggctggtggtggtggtgtaatggtgtgggggatattttcttggcacactttgggccccttagtaccagttGAGCATCGTGTCACCGCCACAGCcaacctgagtattgttgctgaccatgtccatccctttgtgaccagtgttcccatcttctgatggctacttccagcaggataacgtgccatgtcataaagctcgaatcatctcagactggtttcttgaacatgacaatgagttcactgtactcaaatggcctccacagtcaccagatctcaatccaatagagcacctctgggatgtggtggaccgggagattcgcatcatggatgtgcagccgataaatctgcagcaactgcgtgatgctatcatgtcaatatggaccaaactctctgaggaatgtttccagtgccttgttgaatctatgccatgaaggattaaggcagttctgaaggcaaaagggggtccaacccggtactagcaaggtgtacctaataaagtggccagtgagtgtatatatatagcgttttttttaaaaccttcaatggtgttgttataagtgctcaactaatgaggagcggaatatcaatacagatgcaggaaaaaagttttaattcatagcagtacaggcctgtttcgtgcatggCGCACTTATCaactcacattagcagctgatgagtgcgcaagtgtgtgtgtgtgtgtgtgtgtgtgtgtgcatatatatataaatccagtgaggcatgaaacaggcttgcactgtctcataaagaatttacttgactcactggattattttgctccttttttgctgagcaccttccctactgttgagtgtttcttttaacaaagttatatatatatatatatataatctttttttttgctgaaaaaaacccccaacttcTTCTATGTAAGAGGTATGGTAACAGTTGCCTCTTATGGGCTAGTAACCAACCCAAAGAATTTAGACAACTAGCCAGCTGCAATACTTGTACGCAGCTTTTCAAAAACATAGCATTTATTGCCTTGAATGAAACACACCTATGACTAGCTTttggtagtgtgtttgtttgtctataGTCAAGTGTttttgtgtgagacagagagtctGTATTACTGTCGTGTGCTGTATAAATAATATAAAAGGACACCAGCTACTTCAGCAGATGTATCAATCTGAAGTCTGTGATCACCTCATTCACTTTACCCTCGAAATCTACAAGAAAGGTTAGAGAAGTCTTCTAAAGCACTGAGACAAGTTAAGAAATATTCTGTTAAAAATAGCTGGAGTACAGTTTGTGTACACAGTTTAGATCAGTGTGCATCCATGCTAGAGTATGTCTGAGGACATTAACTCATGATTTCACTTGCACTGTACCTCTCCAACTGGCTGCCAACAACCACCTCTTTCAGCTCTACTATATTGGGATGTCTCAATCTGAGCAGCAGAGTGATCTCCCGGAGACTACTGATAGGaatacctgagagagagagaaaaagagaacgtCCCAAAATACCAACCACACATGACAATAACACGTGTACATCAATGGACTACACACTTGCATTAATGAACATAACAAAGAGCCTATACAGTTAGAGACCTTGCCAGCCTAAACTGTATATTCTGAGGAATGTAAAATAACATGAGTGGACTTACCATCTTTCTCTTTGTCCATGCGGACCTTCTTCAACGCCACAATCTCATCAGATTGTGTGTCTCGAGCTCGGTCTGTGGTTAAAAAGAGCAAAGAGTTGTGGGTCCATTCTTGTCAAATAGGAGTGTCAAGTGAATCTTGCAGAAGGCTTGACCTGGCTGAGATATCAGCAGTCTTTATGGATTGCTAACTTACAAACAATGCCATAGGTTCCCTCCCCTATTCGGTTCAACTTCTCAAATTGTTTGACACTTCGGCAGTTCCCAAGCtgcaaaaagagagagggagtggagtACACAGTTTAATCACAAAATCACCTTGAAAGGATAGACCTCGATTCATTAATACAGTAATTAAAGACAGGAAATGACATCCTAGACATCAGGAAAATTGCATTGATGTTTCATAAGTGGCCTTAATTCAAACAGTGAATCTGACATCGAAGTAAAGGGACAGACCATAATTGACCAATATAATCAATCAAAGAAAAGAGGGGACATGCTACTCCCGATGACCTCCCAGGCTGCTTATCGGCTCTGAGAAGTTGGCGAGCCACAGCGGGAGATGCGCCAAAGAAACAACCTTCTGACGTTGATCGCCGGGAACCTGGCAAAGCATGCGGCTTCCTCAAGCCGCCAACGCCACCGGTGGCGACGGTCACACAACCTAATAGCATTCGTGTGCTGGTCGAGACTGTAACTACAGCAGATAAGTTACACCCGACGTTACCCAGTGTCTCACTGTAAGGCGTACAAATAAACAGCTAGCCTAGCATGCTAATTCAGCGACACCCGGACAGAACAGCTCCCGTTTATGTCCTCACCCTGTCGTTTTGCGGCACTGTGAATGTCTTGTTATTCTTGATAGACTTTAGCTTAATGCAGTCTGGCTCGTCGTCTCCGAAAGAGTCCATTATGTGAACTGAAACCGGTTACAACCAATCTCCGCTAATGCAGGAGTGCATGTGCCGTGTGTTTGTTTAGGACCTGAGGGACAACCGTGCGCTTTCCCGGAGTTTGAGCTAGTGACGCCGCACAGATTGTACTTTATGTTTTGATTTTGGACATAAAGCAACTGAAAAGAgaatggaaaaaaaattaaactaaTTCAGAATTAAACTCGTATAAAAGACCCAACTTTGCACATTTTCTGGACCCCAACAAGCCAACCTTGTTTATAGACTGGGGCTTTCTTAACAGTCCTCATCTAGAATATCATAAACTGTAAATACATTATTATCACTGTTGTtgtagttgttttttgttgttactGTTCGTTGTGGTCATCTGCTCTTGTGCTGTATAATAAGTCAGGcaagttttgacaaagttgtttTACATTAAACGTTTAGTGGTCACCACCTATGAGGTACAAACAGTTGAATTTTCTATTTGGATGGATTTACTCTTTCCCTTTTGTGACCTCAACTTGATTCTTGTTGTACCTTCTGAAGCAGGGGGTCTTATGTAACCGTGCTTTTTGCTGGTTTTTGCCCCACAACGATTGGGGATCCACTAGGCCTCCTTTCCTTCAGAGCTTCTGCTATAGTCAGGGTAGGTGGTGAAGAATAGAGGTCTTCCCTGGACGGAGCTGTAACAATGATGGAAGGCAGGGATGGTGACGAGCAAGAGGAGCCGGAAGCCTCGATGTTGGGCTGTGATGGCAAAAGCAACTCTGTAAAATAAGCATGAATCAAAGAAAATTGAACTTTTCATTACACAAGATAAATTAAATAACATTTTAGCTTCATG
The window above is part of the Lampris incognitus isolate fLamInc1 chromosome 6, fLamInc1.hap2, whole genome shotgun sequence genome. Proteins encoded here:
- the cdk10 gene encoding cyclin-dependent kinase 10, coding for MDSFGDDEPDCIKLKSIKNNKTFTVPQNDRLGNCRSVKQFEKLNRIGEGTYGIVYRARDTQSDEIVALKKVRMDKEKDGIPISSLREITLLLRLRHPNIVELKEVVVGSQLESLFLVMSYCEQDLASLLENMQTPFSEAQVKCIVRQLLRGLEYLHHNFILHRDLKVSNLLMTDKGCVKIADFGLARMYGIPLQPMTPRVVTLWYRAPELLLGTKTQTTALDMWAVGCILAELLAHKPLLPGSSEIQQVDLIVQLLGTPSEIIWPGFSRLPLVGQYTLRKQPYNNLKNKFTWLSDAGHRLLNLLFMYNPQRRATATDCLDNSYFKEKPLPCEPELMPTFPHHRNKRAAPPAESHLKRSKI